One Takifugu flavidus isolate HTHZ2018 unplaced genomic scaffold, ASM371156v2 ctg314, whole genome shotgun sequence DNA segment encodes these proteins:
- the LOC130520240 gene encoding NACHT, LRR and PYD domains-containing protein 12-like isoform X1, translated as MILFLLNRLDSHLKMSECVMEEEERAKSVMSSCVSMKSDRSKGHPLNFGIGPQGSPLKMDEDRAESTVPSWVSLKSDQSKHGVIDFRSSDKMTNRDVFHSERGEHILSNWDQSAPPGESSCSQSGSRSGDAEMKPKQRSDLQEVIEGHKISLKRRCEHVTEGTNEAGSGTLLNTIYTELYITEGQSEEVDTQHEVRQLERTSKKNIQDTPIKFQDIFKVLSEQQRHIRVVLTNGVAGVGKTFSVQKFSLDWAEGLENQDISLVLPLSCRELNLIRDEQHSLLSLLHVFHPTLQKIRAEDLTVWKLLFIFDGLDESRFSLDFNNHQVISDVTQVSSVACSW; from the exons atgat actgttcctgcttaaccgtttagactcacatttaaaaatgagcgaatgtgtgatggaagaggaagagagagcaaagtccgtaatgtccagctgtgtgtccatgaagagtgacAGGTCCAAagggcaccctttaaacttcggtattggacctcaaggctcacctttaaa gatggacgaggacagagcagagtccacagtgcccagctgggtgtccctgaagagtgaccagtccaaacaTGGAGtgatagacttcagaagttcagacaaaat gactaatagagatgtgtttcatagtgagaggggggagcacatcctatcaaactgggaccagtcagctccaccaggagagtcctcttgttcacaatctggaagcagatctggagatgctgaaatgaagcccaaacaaa gaagtgatctgcaggaggtgatagaaggtcataagatcagtctgaagagaagatgtgaacatgtgactgaaggaactaatgaagcaggaagtggaaccctgctgaacacgatctacactgagctctacatcactgagggacaaagtgaggaggtggacacacaacatgaggtgagacagcttgagagaacctccaagaagaacatccaggacactccaatcaagttccaggacatcttcaaagtcttatctgagcaacagagacacatcagagtggttctgaccaatggtgtcgccggcgttggaaaaaccttctcagtgcagaagttcagtctggactgggcagaaggtttggagaaccaagacatcagtctggtgcttccgctctcatgcagggagctgaacttgatcagagatgagcagcacagtcttctctcactgcttcatgttttccatccaacattacagaagatcagagcagaagatctgactgtctggaaacttctgttcatctttgatggcctggatgaaagcagattttcactggatttcaacaaccatcaggtcatctctgatgtcacacaagtatcgtcagttgcgtgctcctggtga
- the LOC130520240 gene encoding NACHT, LRR and PYD domains-containing protein 3-like isoform X4, whose product MILFLLNRLDSHLKMSECVMEEEERAKSVMSSCVSMKSDRSKGHPLNFGIGPQGSPLNERGEHILSNWDQSAPPGESSCSQSGSRSGDAEMKPKQRSDLQEVIEGHKISLKRRCEHVTEGTNEAGSGTLLNTIYTELYITEGQSEEVDTQHEVRQLERTSKKNIQDTPIKFQDIFKVLSEQQRHIRVVLTNGVAGVGKTFSVQKFSLDWAEGLENQDISLVLPLSCRELNLIRDEQHSLLSLLHVFHPTLQKIRAEDLTVWKLLFIFDGLDESRFSLDFNNHQVISDVTQVSSVACSW is encoded by the exons atgat actgttcctgcttaaccgtttagactcacatttaaaaatgagcgaatgtgtgatggaagaggaagagagagcaaagtccgtaatgtccagctgtgtgtccatgaagagtgacAGGTCCAAagggcaccctttaaacttcggtattggacctcaaggctcacctttaaa tgagaggggggagcacatcctatcaaactgggaccagtcagctccaccaggagagtcctcttgttcacaatctggaagcagatctggagatgctgaaatgaagcccaaacaaa gaagtgatctgcaggaggtgatagaaggtcataagatcagtctgaagagaagatgtgaacatgtgactgaaggaactaatgaagcaggaagtggaaccctgctgaacacgatctacactgagctctacatcactgagggacaaagtgaggaggtggacacacaacatgaggtgagacagcttgagagaacctccaagaagaacatccaggacactccaatcaagttccaggacatcttcaaagtcttatctgagcaacagagacacatcagagtggttctgaccaatggtgtcgccggcgttggaaaaaccttctcagtgcagaagttcagtctggactgggcagaaggtttggagaaccaagacatcagtctggtgcttccgctctcatgcagggagctgaacttgatcagagatgagcagcacagtcttctctcactgcttcatgttttccatccaacattacagaagatcagagcagaagatctgactgtctggaaacttctgttcatctttgatggcctggatgaaagcagattttcactggatttcaacaaccatcaggtcatctctgatgtcacacaagtatcgtcagttgcgtgctcctggtga
- the LOC130520240 gene encoding NACHT, LRR and PYD domains-containing protein 3-like isoform X2, with translation MILFLLNRLDSHLKMSECVMEEEERAKSVMSSCVSMKSDRSKGHPLNFGIGPQGSPLKMDEDRAESTVPSWVSLKSDQSKHGVIDFRSSDKIERGEHILSNWDQSAPPGESSCSQSGSRSGDAEMKPKQRSDLQEVIEGHKISLKRRCEHVTEGTNEAGSGTLLNTIYTELYITEGQSEEVDTQHEVRQLERTSKKNIQDTPIKFQDIFKVLSEQQRHIRVVLTNGVAGVGKTFSVQKFSLDWAEGLENQDISLVLPLSCRELNLIRDEQHSLLSLLHVFHPTLQKIRAEDLTVWKLLFIFDGLDESRFSLDFNNHQVISDVTQVSSVACSW, from the exons atgat actgttcctgcttaaccgtttagactcacatttaaaaatgagcgaatgtgtgatggaagaggaagagagagcaaagtccgtaatgtccagctgtgtgtccatgaagagtgacAGGTCCAAagggcaccctttaaacttcggtattggacctcaaggctcacctttaaa gatggacgaggacagagcagagtccacagtgcccagctgggtgtccctgaagagtgaccagtccaaacaTGGAGtgatagacttcagaagttcagacaaaat tgagaggggggagcacatcctatcaaactgggaccagtcagctccaccaggagagtcctcttgttcacaatctggaagcagatctggagatgctgaaatgaagcccaaacaaa gaagtgatctgcaggaggtgatagaaggtcataagatcagtctgaagagaagatgtgaacatgtgactgaaggaactaatgaagcaggaagtggaaccctgctgaacacgatctacactgagctctacatcactgagggacaaagtgaggaggtggacacacaacatgaggtgagacagcttgagagaacctccaagaagaacatccaggacactccaatcaagttccaggacatcttcaaagtcttatctgagcaacagagacacatcagagtggttctgaccaatggtgtcgccggcgttggaaaaaccttctcagtgcagaagttcagtctggactgggcagaaggtttggagaaccaagacatcagtctggtgcttccgctctcatgcagggagctgaacttgatcagagatgagcagcacagtcttctctcactgcttcatgttttccatccaacattacagaagatcagagcagaagatctgactgtctggaaacttctgttcatctttgatggcctggatgaaagcagattttcactggatttcaacaaccatcaggtcatctctgatgtcacacaagtatcgtcagttgcgtgctcctggtga
- the LOC130520240 gene encoding NACHT, LRR and PYD domains-containing protein 3-like isoform X3, which yields MSECVMEEEERAKSVMSSCVSMKSDRSKGHPLNFGIGPQGSPLKMDEDRAESTVPSWVSLKSDQSKHGVIDFRSSDKIERGEHILSNWDQSAPPGESSCSQSGSRSGDAEMKPKQRSDLQEVIEGHKISLKRRCEHVTEGTNEAGSGTLLNTIYTELYITEGQSEEVDTQHEVRQLERTSKKNIQDTPIKFQDIFKVLSEQQRHIRVVLTNGVAGVGKTFSVQKFSLDWAEGLENQDISLVLPLSCRELNLIRDEQHSLLSLLHVFHPTLQKIRAEDLTVWKLLFIFDGLDESRFSLDFNNHQVISDVTQVSSVACSW from the exons atgagcgaatgtgtgatggaagaggaagagagagcaaagtccgtaatgtccagctgtgtgtccatgaagagtgacAGGTCCAAagggcaccctttaaacttcggtattggacctcaaggctcacctttaaa gatggacgaggacagagcagagtccacagtgcccagctgggtgtccctgaagagtgaccagtccaaacaTGGAGtgatagacttcagaagttcagacaaaat tgagaggggggagcacatcctatcaaactgggaccagtcagctccaccaggagagtcctcttgttcacaatctggaagcagatctggagatgctgaaatgaagcccaaacaaa gaagtgatctgcaggaggtgatagaaggtcataagatcagtctgaagagaagatgtgaacatgtgactgaaggaactaatgaagcaggaagtggaaccctgctgaacacgatctacactgagctctacatcactgagggacaaagtgaggaggtggacacacaacatgaggtgagacagcttgagagaacctccaagaagaacatccaggacactccaatcaagttccaggacatcttcaaagtcttatctgagcaacagagacacatcagagtggttctgaccaatggtgtcgccggcgttggaaaaaccttctcagtgcagaagttcagtctggactgggcagaaggtttggagaaccaagacatcagtctggtgcttccgctctcatgcagggagctgaacttgatcagagatgagcagcacagtcttctctcactgcttcatgttttccatccaacattacagaagatcagagcagaagatctgactgtctggaaacttctgttcatctttgatggcctggatgaaagcagattttcactggatttcaacaaccatcaggtcatctctgatgtcacacaagtatcgtcagttgcgtgctcctggtga
- the LOC130520240 gene encoding NACHT, LRR and PYD domains-containing protein 3-like isoform X5 — MDEDRAESTVPSWVSLKSDQSKHGVIDFRSSDKIERGEHILSNWDQSAPPGESSCSQSGSRSGDAEMKPKQRSDLQEVIEGHKISLKRRCEHVTEGTNEAGSGTLLNTIYTELYITEGQSEEVDTQHEVRQLERTSKKNIQDTPIKFQDIFKVLSEQQRHIRVVLTNGVAGVGKTFSVQKFSLDWAEGLENQDISLVLPLSCRELNLIRDEQHSLLSLLHVFHPTLQKIRAEDLTVWKLLFIFDGLDESRFSLDFNNHQVISDVTQVSSVACSW; from the exons atggacgaggacagagcagagtccacagtgcccagctgggtgtccctgaagagtgaccagtccaaacaTGGAGtgatagacttcagaagttcagacaaaat tgagaggggggagcacatcctatcaaactgggaccagtcagctccaccaggagagtcctcttgttcacaatctggaagcagatctggagatgctgaaatgaagcccaaacaaa gaagtgatctgcaggaggtgatagaaggtcataagatcagtctgaagagaagatgtgaacatgtgactgaaggaactaatgaagcaggaagtggaaccctgctgaacacgatctacactgagctctacatcactgagggacaaagtgaggaggtggacacacaacatgaggtgagacagcttgagagaacctccaagaagaacatccaggacactccaatcaagttccaggacatcttcaaagtcttatctgagcaacagagacacatcagagtggttctgaccaatggtgtcgccggcgttggaaaaaccttctcagtgcagaagttcagtctggactgggcagaaggtttggagaaccaagacatcagtctggtgcttccgctctcatgcagggagctgaacttgatcagagatgagcagcacagtcttctctcactgcttcatgttttccatccaacattacagaagatcagagcagaagatctgactgtctggaaacttctgttcatctttgatggcctggatgaaagcagattttcactggatttcaacaaccatcaggtcatctctgatgtcacacaagtatcgtcagttgcgtgctcctggtga